One genomic window of Nakamurella panacisegetis includes the following:
- a CDS encoding LacI family DNA-binding transcriptional regulator — MTGRATVYDVARVAGVSIKTVSRVVNGSEQVSEQTRQRVLTAVAELAYVRNSVAHSLRTGSGDTIGVVIDSIADTFFAKLVSVVEERMLAEGIGVLIASTGRSAGREHDQVVRLAGQNVRALLIAPIGDDHSYFTDATAGLPVVLVDRGWEIPGYDTVLVHDRLGAQTATAHLIAGGHRRIAFIGDDGDLPTIAERRLGYLDALTAGGLPIDDALLRTGCGEPEPAAIATAELLAMPDAPTAVFSSNPRASLGVVRALHQGGRTDIALVSFGDFALADSLEPAVTIVDQDPTLIAEAAVDLLLARMRGEQSEANNIVLPVNVVPRGSGELLPCNR; from the coding sequence ATGACCGGCCGCGCCACCGTCTACGACGTGGCCCGCGTGGCCGGCGTCTCCATCAAGACCGTGTCCCGGGTCGTCAACGGGTCCGAGCAGGTTTCCGAGCAGACCCGGCAACGGGTGCTGACCGCCGTGGCCGAACTGGCCTACGTCCGCAACTCGGTTGCCCACTCCCTCCGGACCGGCAGCGGCGACACCATCGGCGTCGTCATCGATTCGATCGCCGACACGTTCTTCGCCAAGCTCGTCTCGGTCGTCGAGGAACGCATGCTGGCCGAGGGCATCGGGGTGCTGATCGCGTCCACCGGGCGGTCGGCCGGCCGCGAACACGACCAGGTCGTCCGGTTGGCCGGCCAGAATGTGCGCGCCCTGCTGATCGCGCCGATCGGTGACGACCACAGTTACTTCACCGACGCCACCGCCGGTCTGCCCGTCGTCCTGGTCGACCGTGGTTGGGAGATCCCCGGCTACGACACGGTTCTCGTCCACGACCGGTTGGGTGCCCAGACGGCGACCGCCCACCTGATCGCCGGTGGACATCGGCGCATCGCCTTCATCGGCGACGACGGTGACCTGCCGACCATCGCCGAGCGGCGGCTGGGCTACCTGGACGCGCTGACGGCGGGCGGCCTGCCGATCGACGACGCTCTGCTGCGCACCGGCTGCGGCGAGCCCGAGCCGGCCGCCATCGCCACCGCCGAGCTGCTGGCCATGCCCGACGCGCCCACCGCGGTGTTCTCCTCGAACCCGCGGGCCAGCCTGGGTGTCGTCCGGGCCCTGCACCAGGGCGGCCGCACCGACATCGCCCTGGTCAGCTTCGGCGACTTCGCCCTGGCCGACTCGCTGGAGCCGGCGGTCACCATCGTCGACCAGGATCCGACGCTGATCGCCGAAGCCGCCGTCGACCTTCTGCTCGCCCGGATGCGCGGCGAGCAGTCCGAGGCCAACAACATCGTGCTACCCGTCAACGTGGTACCGCGAGGATCCGGAGAACTGCTGCCGTGCAACCGATAG
- a CDS encoding DUF1707 SHOCT-like domain-containing protein, protein MTGPGIDPKQLRVSDDERSHVLALLEKATGRGLIDLAEYSRRSEQVIVSRTRADLNAVLVDLPGLKLAGRSVSDATTATRRTDAVGPGYSGAPAARAAPVMELTGWGSRSFRGHWLVPAHIVIGGFGASTRLDFSQATLTSSSVVVEFRSNFGGSTELVLPRGGTVRFDGLTMRGGSVNNKIPPGGGGVLDLHLTGLKTGGSISVRHPRAGLFGR, encoded by the coding sequence ATGACCGGCCCGGGCATCGACCCGAAGCAGTTGCGCGTCTCCGACGACGAGCGCTCGCACGTCCTCGCCCTCTTGGAGAAGGCGACCGGACGGGGCCTGATCGACCTGGCCGAGTACAGCCGCCGCAGCGAACAGGTGATCGTCTCCAGGACGCGGGCCGATCTGAACGCCGTCCTGGTCGACCTTCCGGGCCTGAAACTGGCCGGGCGCAGCGTGAGCGACGCGACCACCGCCACTCGCCGGACCGACGCGGTCGGGCCCGGATACTCCGGGGCGCCGGCCGCGAGGGCGGCGCCGGTCATGGAACTGACCGGCTGGGGATCCCGCTCGTTCCGGGGGCATTGGCTGGTGCCGGCGCACATCGTCATCGGGGGCTTCGGTGCAAGCACCCGGCTGGATTTCAGTCAGGCCACGCTGACCAGTAGCAGCGTCGTCGTGGAGTTCCGCTCCAACTTCGGCGGTTCCACCGAACTGGTGCTGCCCCGCGGGGGCACCGTCCGATTCGACGGGCTCACCATGCGAGGTGGCAGCGTGAACAACAAGATCCCGCCCGGTGGCGGCGGTGTCCTGGACCTGCACCTGACCGGCTTGAAGACCGGTGGCTCGATCTCCGTCCGGCATCCGCGGGCCGGCCTGTTCGGCCGGTAG
- a CDS encoding histidine phosphatase family protein translates to MRLVLIRHGQTPSNVLGLLDTAPPGPGLTELGITQAALVPDVVAGEPIQAIYASTATRARQTAEPLADRLGLSVNIRGDIREIAAGDWEMLDDEHAVRGYLTLIGEWMAGRFDARSPGSAGESGHDVLQRFDRVVHEVASSGVDGAALVAHGAINRLWASVRAVNLPDDFGAEHALRNTGVVVLEGDLVEGWTVVSWSGAELDREAAPDAASAPDDDPFDETIPVPGSP, encoded by the coding sequence ATGAGACTGGTGCTCATCCGGCACGGTCAAACCCCGTCGAACGTCCTCGGGTTGTTGGACACCGCGCCGCCCGGTCCTGGGCTCACCGAGCTCGGTATCACCCAGGCTGCTCTGGTACCGGATGTCGTGGCCGGTGAGCCGATCCAGGCGATCTACGCCTCCACCGCGACCCGGGCCCGGCAGACCGCGGAACCCCTGGCCGACCGGCTTGGGCTGAGTGTCAACATCCGCGGCGACATCCGCGAGATCGCGGCCGGCGACTGGGAGATGCTGGACGACGAGCACGCGGTCCGCGGTTACCTGACCTTGATCGGCGAGTGGATGGCCGGGCGGTTCGACGCACGCAGTCCCGGGTCCGCCGGAGAAAGCGGACATGATGTGCTGCAACGGTTCGACCGGGTGGTACACGAGGTCGCGTCTTCCGGCGTCGACGGCGCCGCGCTGGTCGCCCACGGTGCCATCAACCGCCTGTGGGCGTCGGTCCGGGCGGTCAACCTGCCGGATGATTTCGGCGCCGAGCATGCGCTGCGCAATACCGGGGTCGTCGTGCTCGAGGGTGACCTGGTGGAGGGCTGGACCGTGGTCTCGTGGTCCGGCGCCGAACTCGACCGCGAGGCGGCTCCGGACGCCGCTTCGGCCCCCGACGACGATCCGTTCGACGAGACCATCCCGGTGCCGGGTAGCCCCTGA
- a CDS encoding 1-phosphofructokinase family hexose kinase — MLIAAPNLCLDITIRLAALVPGTVARAGSTDTSAGSKGVNVARAAKSIGARPVIAGFLPHGNGDRLLQLLDEEQLELQHVPVDGELRLATILLEDSGRVTMVNGRGAFVSTQRWQQYAELVAQAAPGRHVLVCSGSLPPGLPTDAYRRLVQIGHLAGLPVIVDAAPDVLRDALPAEPDLVSPNLSEAEGLLLGRVGEEVDEQGDDIPGRAVEAAVALHARGAVRAVVTAGAHGAALATSAGSWWLPALPVDVVNPIGAGDCFAAGAANALMAGADDLDIVRHGMSVAAAACETPTAGRLNPARAAALFEMSTAEPIPAAAR; from the coding sequence ATGCTGATCGCCGCACCCAACCTGTGCCTCGACATCACCATCCGCCTCGCTGCCCTCGTCCCTGGCACGGTCGCGCGGGCCGGAAGCACGGACACCTCCGCCGGCAGCAAGGGCGTGAATGTGGCGCGGGCCGCGAAGTCGATCGGCGCCCGGCCCGTCATCGCGGGCTTCCTCCCGCATGGCAACGGTGATCGCCTCCTCCAGCTCCTGGACGAAGAACAGCTTGAGCTGCAGCACGTTCCGGTTGACGGAGAGCTGCGCCTGGCCACCATCCTGCTCGAGGACAGCGGCCGGGTGACCATGGTCAACGGCCGCGGCGCATTCGTCAGCACGCAGCGTTGGCAGCAGTACGCCGAACTCGTCGCCCAGGCCGCGCCCGGCCGGCACGTCCTGGTCTGCAGCGGTTCACTGCCCCCCGGCCTGCCGACCGACGCCTACCGCCGCCTCGTGCAGATCGGCCACCTGGCCGGACTCCCGGTGATCGTCGACGCGGCCCCGGACGTCCTCCGCGATGCACTTCCGGCCGAGCCGGACCTGGTGTCCCCCAACCTGTCCGAGGCCGAAGGACTGCTCCTGGGCCGGGTCGGCGAGGAGGTCGACGAACAGGGCGACGACATCCCCGGACGGGCGGTCGAGGCCGCCGTCGCCCTGCACGCCCGCGGTGCGGTCCGCGCGGTGGTCACGGCCGGAGCCCACGGCGCCGCGTTGGCCACTTCCGCCGGTTCCTGGTGGTTGCCCGCCCTGCCGGTGGACGTGGTCAACCCGATCGGCGCCGGCGACTGTTTCGCGGCCGGCGCGGCCAACGCCCTGATGGCCGGCGCCGACGACCTCGACATCGTCCGACACGGCATGTCGGTCGCCGCCGCGGCCTGCGAGACCCCGACCGCGGGACGTCTCAACCCGGCTCGGGCGGCGGCACTGTTCGAAATGTCGACCGCAGAGCCGATCCCGGCGGCGGCCCGATGA
- a CDS encoding LacI family DNA-binding transcriptional regulator produces the protein MQSSPRARRATMTDVARAAQVSLKTVSRYVNGETNIDPVIGARIAEAIAALRFRRNMAAASIRPGQRSQLVGLIIEDVANPFYSALTRSVELALRAAGLLLLAASSEEDPVRFTRLIEQLIERRVDGLIVVAPSHPEPGWPELAREIPALVILDRFDDTIDADSIVGDDVGGGTAATELLVGSGARRIAFVGEALGLSTINGRYQGYLAALAAAGLTADPALVIDGVRTSDDVCTAVTELLRPGVQVDAFFAANNLASLGVLKAFRRLGISRPIVGYDDFESAALVQPAVTVVSHSVADMGRRSAELLLARIDGDRTPAHHLVLPATTTLRASHRAPIPHRPDPPLTEMTTTP, from the coding sequence ATGCAGTCGTCGCCTCGCGCCCGTCGCGCCACCATGACCGACGTCGCCCGGGCCGCGCAGGTCAGCCTCAAAACGGTCAGCCGCTACGTGAACGGCGAGACCAACATCGACCCGGTGATCGGCGCCCGGATTGCCGAAGCCATTGCCGCCCTTCGTTTCCGACGCAACATGGCGGCGGCCAGTATCCGCCCCGGACAGCGTTCCCAGCTCGTCGGGTTGATCATCGAGGACGTCGCCAACCCGTTCTACTCGGCACTGACCCGGAGCGTCGAGTTGGCGCTCCGCGCGGCCGGTCTGCTGCTGCTCGCCGCCAGTTCCGAGGAGGACCCGGTCCGTTTCACGCGGTTGATCGAACAACTCATCGAGCGGCGGGTCGACGGCCTCATCGTGGTCGCGCCCAGTCATCCGGAACCGGGTTGGCCCGAACTCGCTCGCGAGATCCCGGCCCTGGTCATCCTGGACCGCTTCGACGACACGATCGATGCCGACAGCATCGTCGGCGACGACGTCGGCGGCGGAACAGCGGCGACCGAACTGCTGGTCGGCTCGGGCGCCCGGCGGATCGCGTTCGTCGGCGAGGCCCTCGGCCTGTCCACCATCAACGGCCGCTACCAGGGTTACCTCGCCGCCCTGGCCGCGGCCGGGCTGACGGCCGACCCGGCCCTGGTCATCGACGGGGTTCGCACCAGCGACGACGTGTGCACAGCGGTCACCGAGCTCCTCCGGCCCGGTGTCCAGGTCGATGCCTTCTTTGCCGCGAACAACCTGGCCAGCCTGGGCGTTCTCAAGGCGTTCCGGCGCTTGGGCATCTCCCGTCCCATCGTCGGCTACGACGATTTCGAATCGGCGGCCCTGGTGCAGCCGGCGGTGACCGTGGTCAGCCACAGCGTGGCCGACATGGGGCGCCGGTCGGCCGAACTGCTGCTGGCCAGGATCGACGGTGACCGAACGCCGGCGCACCACCTCGTCCTCCCCGCGACCACCACCCTGCGCGCGTCCCATCGCGCGCCGATCCCCCATCGTCCTGATCCACCACTCACAGAGATGACGACAACCCCGTGA
- a CDS encoding class I mannose-6-phosphate isomerase: MPPNIIDHFYLGGSKIAELRGVDLPSPRRPEEWLAATTSRAGEPEIGPSRTATGALLRDLIAADPVAWVGSPDGPPGDNGILVKLLDPDQRLPVHVHPDRSFALSHLNCPYGKTEAWYVLDTTGADPSVWLGWAQDVDPDELARRVDAQDSDWMLSRMNRISVRPGDGILVPSGTAHATGEGVFVTEVQEPTDFSIILEWVVTTSTRDESHLGLGLPLALTATNHRAFTAADLDRLVVHTDPTSTSAAPQRLLPTDADPFFRLDRLAPGGRGAPGLPAGFAVGIVRSGSGTLSGANGEPMDVTRGEVVAIPAAFGDWRIDGDVELIACRPGAGWPGTLVTTGAGAP, translated from the coding sequence ATGCCCCCCAACATCATCGACCACTTCTACCTCGGCGGTTCGAAGATCGCCGAGCTGCGCGGAGTCGACCTGCCGTCCCCCCGCCGTCCCGAGGAGTGGTTGGCCGCAACCACCTCCCGCGCCGGTGAGCCGGAGATCGGGCCCAGCCGAACCGCCACCGGCGCGTTGCTCCGTGACCTGATCGCCGCCGACCCGGTCGCCTGGGTGGGCTCGCCGGACGGACCCCCCGGCGACAACGGCATCCTGGTCAAGTTGCTCGATCCGGACCAGCGGCTGCCGGTGCACGTGCACCCGGACCGTTCGTTCGCGCTGTCCCACCTGAACTGCCCGTACGGCAAGACCGAAGCCTGGTACGTCCTGGACACCACCGGAGCGGATCCGTCGGTCTGGCTCGGGTGGGCGCAGGACGTCGACCCGGACGAACTGGCCCGCCGCGTCGACGCACAGGACTCGGACTGGATGCTCTCCCGGATGAACCGCATCTCGGTTCGTCCCGGCGACGGGATCCTCGTCCCGTCCGGCACCGCCCACGCCACCGGCGAAGGCGTCTTCGTGACCGAGGTGCAGGAACCGACCGACTTCTCCATCATCCTGGAATGGGTCGTCACCACCTCCACCCGCGACGAGTCACACCTCGGCCTCGGTCTGCCGCTCGCACTGACCGCGACCAATCACCGGGCCTTCACCGCCGCCGATCTGGACCGCCTGGTCGTACACACCGACCCGACCTCGACATCTGCCGCACCACAACGATTGCTGCCCACCGACGCGGATCCCTTCTTCCGTCTGGATCGGTTGGCACCGGGCGGCCGCGGCGCTCCTGGGCTGCCCGCCGGATTCGCGGTCGGCATCGTCCGCAGCGGCTCCGGCACGCTCTCCGGCGCCAACGGCGAACCGATGGACGTGACCCGCGGCGAGGTGGTCGCCATTCCCGCGGCCTTCGGCGACTGGCGGATCGACGGTGACGTCGAACTCATCGCCTGCCGCCCCGGTGCGGGCTGGCCCGGCACCCTGGTCACCACCGGCGCCGGTGCACCGTGA
- a CDS encoding AAA family ATPase codes for MDPSRPRPIVYVVAGPPGSGKSTLGRALAQHTGAVVLDQDVATNPLMAQLARLVGAGDDLDHPGLRGPVRDARYECLLDLAADNTGIGRDVVMIAPFTRECSDPVAWDRLSAQVGGAQVQLVWVTVSPEIALARRVARNLARDRTAQPGVVPPAVPPPVVDHLAASGSADPEAEAVRVAGLVARG; via the coding sequence ATGGACCCATCCCGCCCGCGCCCGATCGTCTACGTCGTCGCCGGGCCACCCGGGAGCGGCAAGAGCACGCTGGGACGGGCGCTGGCCCAGCACACCGGAGCCGTGGTGCTGGACCAGGATGTGGCGACCAACCCGCTGATGGCCCAGCTGGCCCGGTTGGTCGGCGCGGGCGACGACCTCGACCATCCCGGGCTTCGCGGACCGGTCCGCGACGCGCGCTACGAGTGCCTGCTCGATCTGGCGGCCGACAACACCGGCATCGGGCGGGACGTCGTGATGATCGCTCCGTTCACCCGCGAGTGTTCCGATCCCGTCGCCTGGGACCGGCTGTCCGCACAGGTCGGGGGCGCGCAGGTGCAACTGGTCTGGGTGACCGTGTCACCGGAGATCGCGCTGGCCCGTCGGGTGGCCCGCAATCTGGCCCGGGACCGGACGGCCCAGCCCGGAGTGGTCCCACCGGCCGTCCCGCCTCCGGTGGTCGACCACCTCGCCGCCTCTGGATCGGCCGATCCCGAGGCCGAGGCGGTCCGGGTGGCCGGCCTGGTGGCCCGGGGATGA
- a CDS encoding class I fructose-bisphosphate aldolase, translating to MIQYKLRRLFNPTSGRLLDVAVDHGFFGEPAFLTGIADLPAAIATLVEAGPDAIQLTIGQARLLQNRPGRFKPSLVLRADVANVYGADLPERVFSLPIENAAVSAAQLDATCLVVNIFDLPGQPELKEQCIRNVLALRAECTKLYIPLMVEPLVMRANNSGGAYLVDGDIDRITSLVRQAVELGADLIKADPSDDISEYHRVVEVASGIPVLVRGGGRVADDVLLQRTKDVLEQGATGIVYGRNIIQHRDPAGITHALMSVLHENASVEHALTLIGGQA from the coding sequence GTGATCCAGTACAAGCTCCGTCGCCTGTTCAACCCGACCTCCGGACGGCTGCTCGACGTCGCCGTCGACCACGGATTCTTCGGCGAACCCGCGTTCCTCACCGGTATCGCCGACCTACCGGCCGCGATCGCCACCCTGGTCGAGGCCGGTCCCGACGCCATCCAGCTGACCATCGGCCAGGCCCGGCTGCTGCAGAACCGACCGGGGAGGTTCAAACCGAGCCTGGTCCTCCGCGCCGACGTGGCCAACGTCTACGGCGCGGACCTGCCGGAGCGGGTGTTCAGCCTGCCGATCGAGAACGCCGCCGTCAGCGCGGCTCAGCTCGACGCCACCTGTCTGGTGGTCAACATCTTCGATCTGCCCGGCCAGCCCGAACTCAAGGAGCAGTGCATCCGGAATGTCCTCGCGCTCCGGGCCGAGTGCACCAAGCTGTACATCCCGCTGATGGTCGAGCCGTTGGTCATGCGCGCCAACAATTCCGGCGGCGCCTACCTGGTCGATGGTGACATCGACCGGATCACGTCGTTGGTCCGCCAGGCGGTCGAACTCGGCGCCGATCTGATCAAGGCCGACCCGTCGGACGACATCTCGGAGTACCACCGGGTGGTCGAGGTCGCATCCGGCATCCCGGTGCTGGTCCGCGGCGGCGGCCGGGTCGCCGACGACGTGCTGCTCCAGCGCACGAAGGATGTCCTGGAACAGGGCGCGACCGGGATCGTCTACGGCCGCAACATCATTCAGCACCGCGATCCGGCCGGGATCACCCACGCGCTGATGTCCGTGCTGCACGAGAACGCGTCCGTCGAGCACGCACTGACCCTGATCGGCGGCCAGGCGTGA
- a CDS encoding TerD family protein, which produces MTAPVTLVKGQNAPLRATSIVVTVDLAAPADLSALLVTAGGKVRSDADFIFFNQPDGPGVRCRQPEPGRPWRIEMDLPQVPAGIDQVRVVVALEDTASRFGSFAPAVARVLDDAGSVLMTYEATGLSSESIVIVLEVYRRGADWKVRAVGQGYAGGLAALITDHGVSVDDGAAPPSQPAPPSQPAPPSQPAAPTYQPPAYAPPAYSPPAHQGPASSPAPAAASYPPPPPAPAHSPPPGHMSAPQGYPPPSAPPAPPPPAAVPGEVSLVKGRSVSLQKGQRVSLRKEDGVALTMVRMGLGWDPIKKRSMFGSREVEIDLDASALMFADQQPIDVIFFNNLTSKDGSVQHLGDNRTGAGDGDDESIMVDLTRLPAHVTAVVFIVTSYEGQTFEQVENAFCRLVDQSNNGELARYTLGGGGAFTGMVMAKVYRDGVNWKLQAIGEGMQARTPIDALPQLGRFV; this is translated from the coding sequence ATGACTGCGCCAGTCACGCTGGTCAAGGGCCAGAACGCGCCGCTGCGAGCCACATCGATCGTCGTCACGGTGGATCTCGCCGCCCCGGCCGACCTCTCCGCCCTGCTGGTCACCGCCGGCGGGAAGGTCCGTTCGGACGCCGACTTCATCTTCTTCAATCAACCGGACGGACCCGGTGTGCGATGCCGGCAACCGGAGCCGGGGCGGCCGTGGCGCATCGAGATGGACCTCCCTCAGGTGCCGGCCGGGATCGATCAGGTCCGCGTCGTGGTCGCGCTGGAGGACACCGCCAGCCGTTTCGGATCCTTTGCGCCGGCGGTGGCCCGGGTCCTCGACGACGCCGGATCGGTGCTGATGACCTATGAGGCGACCGGGTTGTCCAGCGAGAGCATCGTCATCGTCCTCGAGGTGTACCGGCGCGGTGCGGACTGGAAGGTGCGCGCGGTCGGTCAGGGTTACGCCGGCGGGCTGGCCGCGTTGATCACCGATCATGGTGTATCGGTCGACGACGGCGCGGCACCGCCGAGTCAACCGGCACCGCCGAGTCAACCGGCACCGCCGAGTCAACCGGCGGCACCGACCTATCAGCCTCCGGCCTACGCGCCTCCGGCCTACTCGCCCCCGGCCCATCAGGGGCCGGCTTCGTCCCCTGCACCGGCGGCTGCGTCCTATCCGCCACCTCCGCCCGCACCGGCCCACTCGCCGCCCCCGGGCCATATGTCCGCCCCGCAGGGATATCCGCCCCCGTCCGCCCCGCCGGCACCACCACCGCCGGCAGCGGTGCCGGGCGAGGTGTCGTTGGTGAAGGGACGGTCGGTCAGTCTGCAGAAGGGGCAACGGGTTTCGTTGCGCAAGGAGGACGGCGTCGCGCTGACCATGGTCCGGATGGGCCTGGGTTGGGACCCGATCAAGAAGCGCAGCATGTTCGGCAGCCGGGAGGTCGAGATCGATCTGGACGCCTCGGCGCTGATGTTTGCCGATCAGCAGCCCATCGACGTCATCTTCTTCAACAACCTGACGTCCAAGGACGGTTCGGTCCAGCACCTGGGAGACAACCGGACCGGGGCCGGCGACGGTGACGACGAGTCGATCATGGTCGACCTCACCCGGCTTCCGGCTCACGTCACGGCGGTCGTCTTCATCGTCACCTCCTACGAGGGTCAGACCTTCGAGCAGGTGGAGAACGCCTTCTGTCGCTTGGTGGACCAGTCGAACAACGGTGAACTCGCCCGGTACACCCTGGGTGGTGGCGGAGCGTTCACCGGCATGGTGATGGCCAAGGTCTACCGCGACGGCGTCAACTGGAAGCTGCAGGCGATCGGCGAGGGCATGCAGGCCAGGACGCCGATCGACGCGCTGCCCCAACTGGGCCGGTTCGTGTAG
- a CDS encoding Gfo/Idh/MocA family protein — protein MSARQPVRVGVIGAGLMGKELAGALGRWSALSDSAVDPQLTAVCDVNAPALDWFRRVSSVRTLTDDYRNLLDGSVDVLYVAVPHHLHESLYLDIAAAGVDFLGEKPFGIDPGASAAIGDGIAASSAFVRCSSEMPFYPGAQQAISFLQQGRAGRIIEANFAFLHSSDLNVDKPINWKRQTQFCGQIGVMGDLGMHVTHVPLRLGWQPSSVFAQLQDLVPTRPDGKGGVADCDTIENATLCTRVTDPLGDFPLTLETKRIAPGEMNTWRMRVVGMDGGVEFSTRYPASLKVMTVRDGQQVWEERMAGSQSAQPTITGGIFEFGFTDALLQMWAAYFAERAGELGDAFGCATPAEALASHDLFDAALRSSATGSAVPFTSGTRRRHVASDVAGVIGRA, from the coding sequence GTGAGCGCCCGGCAGCCGGTCCGCGTCGGCGTCATCGGTGCCGGGCTGATGGGCAAGGAACTGGCCGGTGCCCTCGGCCGGTGGTCCGCCCTGTCCGACTCGGCCGTCGATCCCCAGCTGACCGCCGTGTGCGACGTCAACGCCCCGGCCCTCGACTGGTTCCGCCGGGTCTCGTCGGTGCGGACGCTGACCGACGACTACCGCAATCTGCTCGACGGATCGGTCGACGTGCTCTACGTCGCCGTTCCTCACCACCTGCACGAGAGCCTCTACCTGGACATCGCCGCCGCTGGCGTCGATTTCCTCGGGGAGAAGCCGTTCGGCATCGATCCGGGCGCCTCCGCGGCCATCGGCGACGGGATCGCCGCCTCGTCCGCCTTCGTCCGCTGCTCCAGCGAGATGCCTTTCTATCCCGGTGCGCAGCAGGCGATCTCGTTCCTACAGCAGGGCCGGGCGGGACGGATCATCGAGGCGAACTTCGCGTTCCTGCACTCGAGTGATCTCAACGTGGACAAGCCGATCAACTGGAAACGGCAGACCCAGTTCTGCGGCCAGATCGGCGTCATGGGCGACCTGGGCATGCACGTCACGCACGTCCCGCTCCGGCTCGGTTGGCAGCCATCGTCGGTATTCGCTCAGCTACAGGATCTGGTGCCGACCCGGCCCGACGGCAAGGGCGGCGTCGCCGACTGCGACACCATCGAGAACGCCACCCTCTGCACCCGCGTCACCGATCCGTTGGGTGATTTCCCGCTGACCCTGGAGACCAAGCGCATCGCTCCCGGCGAGATGAACACCTGGCGCATGCGCGTCGTCGGGATGGACGGCGGCGTGGAGTTCAGCACGCGCTACCCCGCATCCCTCAAGGTGATGACGGTCCGCGACGGCCAGCAGGTGTGGGAGGAACGAATGGCCGGAAGCCAGTCGGCCCAGCCGACGATCACCGGCGGCATCTTCGAATTCGGCTTCACCGACGCGTTGCTGCAGATGTGGGCGGCGTACTTCGCCGAACGGGCCGGTGAGCTCGGTGACGCCTTCGGCTGCGCCACCCCAGCTGAGGCGTTGGCCAGTCACGACCTGTTCGACGCCGCCCTTCGGTCGAGTGCCACCGGCTCGGCGGTCCCGTTCACCTCCGGCACCAGACGCCGGCACGTGGCATCCGACGTCGCCGGAGTGATCGGGAGGGCCTGA
- the pheA gene encoding prephenate dehydratase has translation MTQRWAYLGPEGTFTEAAVSAILGRVDAAVELVPMGGVSAVLEALRSGEVEAGCVPLENSVEGAVPLTQDELTHGQPLTVHAEAFVPVTFDLLVRPGTTLADIRTVGSHPHGHAQVRDFLAAELPGVDIVVTTSTAAAAALVADGEIDAAAAAPVAGIRYRLDTLVGDIGMVRDAVTRFVLLRTPGTPPPPPTGNDRTSFIVSVNNEPGTLLSVLAEIAGRGINMTRLESRPTRSRLGEYVFLIDADGHIADPAMADMVAALIRRSALMRWLGSYPRMAGTNVPAPSFATAQTYDAAVQSVSRILAVNDPGPVTS, from the coding sequence GTGACGCAGCGATGGGCCTACCTCGGGCCGGAAGGCACCTTCACCGAAGCGGCGGTCAGCGCCATCCTCGGCCGGGTCGACGCCGCCGTGGAACTCGTTCCGATGGGCGGTGTGTCGGCCGTGCTCGAGGCCCTGCGGTCGGGCGAGGTGGAGGCCGGTTGTGTCCCGCTTGAGAATTCGGTCGAGGGTGCGGTGCCGCTCACGCAGGACGAACTCACCCACGGACAGCCGCTCACGGTGCACGCCGAGGCGTTCGTCCCGGTCACCTTCGATCTGCTGGTGCGGCCCGGAACCACCCTGGCCGATATCCGTACGGTCGGCTCCCACCCGCATGGGCACGCCCAGGTCCGGGACTTTCTGGCGGCAGAGTTGCCCGGTGTCGACATCGTCGTCACCACTTCCACCGCGGCCGCCGCGGCGCTCGTGGCCGACGGTGAGATCGACGCGGCCGCCGCGGCTCCGGTGGCCGGGATCCGTTACCGGCTGGACACTCTGGTCGGCGACATCGGAATGGTGCGTGACGCCGTCACCCGGTTCGTGCTGTTGCGGACGCCGGGCACGCCTCCGCCGCCGCCGACCGGAAACGACCGCACGTCGTTCATCGTCTCGGTCAACAACGAGCCGGGCACCCTGCTCAGCGTGCTGGCCGAGATCGCCGGTCGCGGCATCAACATGACCCGACTGGAGTCCCGCCCGACCCGTAGCCGGCTCGGCGAGTACGTGTTCCTGATCGACGCCGACGGGCACATCGCCGATCCGGCGATGGCCGACATGGTGGCTGCGCTGATCCGGCGGTCGGCGTTGATGCGCTGGTTGGGATCCTATCCGCGCATGGCCGGAACCAACGTTCCCGCACCGAGTTTCGCCACGGCTCAGACGTATGATGCAGCCGTGCAATCGGTGTCACGAATTCTGGCCGTCAACGATCCCGGCCCGGTGACGTCATGA